The Lutibacter sp. A64 genome segment CAGAAACAATGGATCTAGAAGCCTTAGATAAAAAAATAGATCCTATTTTAGATGATGAAAACGCAGATTTAGACACACATACAAGTACCAGTCAACGCTTAGGAAGAAGGTACGATAACGTAGGTAAGTTTTTAAATTTAGCAGCTTTTATAGCACTTTTATTGGGTTGCGTTGGTATTGCTAGTTCCGTACATATTTATATTAAAGAAAAATTAAAAAATGTAGCAGTACTAAAATGTATTGGTGCTACTAGAAAACAATCGTTTTTTATCTACTTAATTCAAATTGCAGGAATTGGACTTGTAGGTGGAATTCTAGGTTCAGTCATTGGAACTGGCTTGCAATACGCTTTTCCATATATTTTACAAGGGTTTTTACCTTTTGATGTGCAAATTTCAATTTCAGCACAGCCATTAATTATGGGAATTACCTTGGGTATTTTAATGTCCGTTTTATTTGCCTTGTTACCATTATTAGGTACATGGTATGTTTCTCCGTTGGAAGTATTAAGAGGTACTGATGAAGATTTAGTAAAACCTAGAAAAGCACGATTATTTACATTGGCTGCAATTCTATTGTTTGTCTTTTTATTTTCATTTTGGTTGTTAAAAAATGCGCTATTTGGATTGTTTTTTACGGTCGGAATTTTAGTCACATTTTCTATAATGGCGGGTGTTGCAAGTGTATGTATGCAATTAATAAAAAAGTACTTTCCTAGTAATTGGGGTTTTACAGAGCGTCAGAGTTTGTTAAATTTATTTCGACCAAATAACCAAACAATGGTATTGATTTTAGCCATTGGTTTAGGAACTTTTTTAATAAGCACCTTGTATTTTACAAAAGATATTTTGTTGGCAAAAACATCTATAGAAAACAATGCTGAAAGCGCAAATATTATTTTGATGGACGTACAAACGGAGCAAAAAGAAGCTGTTGTAAATACTGTAGTTCCGAAGGGTTTAGAAATTATAGATAATATTCCAATTGTAACTATGCGCATGCATAAAATTAAAGATAAATTGGTAAATGATATTCGCAAGGATACAACTTTAAGAATGAATCGTTGGATTTTAAATCACGAGTTTAGGGTAACGTACAGAGATTCTTTATTAGATTCAGAAGAATTGATAGCAGGTACTTGGACGGAATCAATAGTACAAGGAGAACCGATTAAAATTTCAATCTCAGATAATATTGCTGAAGATGCCAACTTAGCTATAGGAGATTCAGTGGTTTTTAATGTGCAAGGCGTTCTAATGGAAACGATTATTGGAAGTATTCGGAAAGTAGATTGGGGGCGTATGCAACTTAATTTTTCAGTGGTTTTTCCAACGGGTGTTTTAGAAAATGCGCCACAGTTTAACGTGTTAACTACTCATGTGCCTAATGAAGCTGTTTCAGCAGATTTACAACGCGATTTAGTCCAAAAATTTCCAAATATTTCGGTGTTAGATTTACGTCAGGTTTATTCTATTATTGAAGACATTCTATCTAAAATATCATGGATTATTAATTTTATGGCATTTTTTAGCATTCTTACAGGAATTATTGTTTTAATTGGTTCGGTTAGAAATAGTAAATACCAGCGTATTAAAGAAAGTGTATTGCTTAGAACTCTAGGGGCAAAAAGTAAGCAAATAGTACGTATTACAGCTTTAGAATATGTGTATTTAGGATTGTTGGGAAGTCTTGTTGGAATTGTCTTATCCTTAATTAGCAGTCAATTATTGGCAACATTATTATTTAAAGAATCCTTTATGCCTTCAGTCATTCCTTTTTTAATATTTCTTCCAGGAATTACAGTGTTGGTTTTAATAATTGGCTTGAGTAATATTAGAACAGTTTTAAAAAGTCCTCCCTTAGAAGTATTGAGAAAAGAAGTGTAAAGTAGTAGGTTTAATTGTTAGGTTGTTGAGCTAAGTCCTTCTTTTTAAGATTGGTTTATTTCGGTTTTTCATCTTGTTTGTAATTTTAGAAAATCTGATTAAATATGCTTATGTTTGCGTGTATGAAAACACATACATTTGCCATTGCAGGCTGCGGAAAATTGGCCCACATTGTTGTGGATGCCTTATTAAAAGATTTATTACCAAACTATAAATTAATTGCTAGTTACTCAAGAACTTATGAGAAAGCTAAAGAGATTTCTAGTAAGATAGATGCTTCAAAAACTGGGTATTCTTGTAAAGCATGTAGTAGTTTTAAAGAATTGCTAGCGCTTAAACCAGATTATATTGTTGAAACTGCATCGCCATCAGCATTTAAAGAGTGGGTGTTACCTGCTTTAAAAAATGGTTCGTCCATTATAACACTGTCTATTGGTGGACTTGCAGATGCAACATTTTATAAAAAAGTAGCGCAAACAGCTTTAGAAAATAATACACGTGTACATTTAGCTTCGGGTGCTATTGGAGGTTTTGATATGTTAAGAACTGTATCTCTAATGGAAGAAAGTGAAGTTACTTTTACTACTAAAAAAGGTCCAAACTCTTTAAAAAACACTGAAGTGTACGATGCTAGTTTACAAACCGAAACGCGCGAAGTTTTTAAAGGAGATGCTAAAGAAGCAATTGCGCTTTTTCCAACACGAGTTAATGTATCCGTTGCTGCTGCATTAGCCTCTGTAGGTCCTGAAAATTTAAAGGTTTCTATAAATTCAATTCCAAATTTTATGGGCGATGATCATCGTATTGAAATAAAAAGCCAGCAAATTCATGCAGTTGTTGATGTGTATAGCAAAACTGCACAAATTGCTGGTTGGAGTGTAGTAAATACAATGCGAAATATAGTTTCGCCTATTGTTTTTTAAAATAGTTAGTGATATTTGCCAACACTTTTTCGCTTAAACGTACAAAAGCTTGTTGGGTTCTACCAGTTGAAACTTGTAAACAATTTACGTTGGGGTGTTTTAAAATGGATGCATTTCCTAACGCCCCAAGCGTATCACAATAAACAGCGTTATCACCTTTGTACCATTTTTCAAAAGGTGCAGCATCCCAAGCAGGAGACAAGCCTGTATTGAATAAAATTTTACGATTTCCTAAATGTTCAAATTCTTCCTCATGTAATAAAATTGTATTTTTATTTAAGCAACATATAATTACTTCATTTTCAGAAAGTAATTGTTTTAAAGGTAAAAAACGATAACCTTTTGCTGTTGCAGCTTCTTTTTCGCTACGAGCAAAATAACTGATTTCTGCACCTAAAAAACGCAAAGCATCAGCAATCATACCTCCTGATTTACCAAGTCCAACAATACCAACTTTAAGTCCCGTAATTTCACGAGGAATAGTACTCCAAGGTTTTCTTATACTACCATCGGATTTATGACCAATGCCATGTAAGCAGCGTACTAACTCACTTATTACATATTCTACAACACCCTCATCACCATAATCTCGTACTCCTTTTACTATAATACCTTTAGAATTGGCATACAAAATATCTACATTGGCGCTTTCAGGTGAATATAAAGAGCAACACATACCAATGTATTTTATATTTGGACATTGTTCTAAAATATCGCGACCTAAATTTGATCGGTGACTTAATAAAACACCATCTGCATCTCCAATGCGTTTTACAATTTCTGCTGCACTAGAAGGTTGATCTTCATGTAAAATAAGTGTTTCTGTAAAAGATTCTAATTTTTTATTTGCCGAAGAAATTAATTCTAATGGCTCTATTCCTACAAGTTTTTTAAACATAGTTTATTTTTTTAATTTTTAAAAATATTATTCCTGCCATAAGTTTTCATGAACTGAAAACTCAGGCAAAATTCATTTTGTAACGTATAATTTAGTTGAATTGGTGTTATTTAATAAGAGAAATTTTTAATGTAGATTTTTTTAAAAATAATGTTTTAATTAAAAGTTAAAGGTACTTAATTTTATAGTCATTTAAAAGTTTAGAAGTTGGTTTTTTGGCAACCGTCATCCCGAACTTGTTTAGCTACGCTGAATCTTCGATTTCAGGATCTCATGAACTTAACTAAATGATGATTGGGGTTCTTTAGTGGCAGCTACTGAAACCGTAGGTTCACGAACTCTTTAGTATAAAATAAAAAGGAATAGTGAGTAACTAAATTCAGCATGACGGTTATATTTTGATTGAGGATTTTAAGCAACAGATTGCCGCAGTTGTGTTTTCATTGCATTACAACACGCCCTCGCAATGACGGGTTTTAAAGAACGTCATCCTAAACCTCTCGTCATCCCGAACTTGGTTACTCACTATTCATTATTATTTTATAAAAAAGTGTTCGTGAATCTTCGATTTCGGGAT includes the following:
- a CDS encoding ABC transporter permease; protein product: MAWRDGKASISRLLLFMASIILGIAAVVSIQLFSENLKQNIKNQSKALMGADFIIDSRQLPSSKVQAIIDSLNVAASEVNFVSMAAFPKNEGTKLVKVRAIEGNFPFYGVLDTEPVSAAQNYQELGGALVDATLMLQFNLKPGDSIKLGKLTFPILGALKSVPGSTAVSASVAPPVLIPFRFIDKTELLQLGSRKEYQYFFVAPETMDLEALDKKIDPILDDENADLDTHTSTSQRLGRRYDNVGKFLNLAAFIALLLGCVGIASSVHIYIKEKLKNVAVLKCIGATRKQSFFIYLIQIAGIGLVGGILGSVIGTGLQYAFPYILQGFLPFDVQISISAQPLIMGITLGILMSVLFALLPLLGTWYVSPLEVLRGTDEDLVKPRKARLFTLAAILLFVFLFSFWLLKNALFGLFFTVGILVTFSIMAGVASVCMQLIKKYFPSNWGFTERQSLLNLFRPNNQTMVLILAIGLGTFLISTLYFTKDILLAKTSIENNAESANIILMDVQTEQKEAVVNTVVPKGLEIIDNIPIVTMRMHKIKDKLVNDIRKDTTLRMNRWILNHEFRVTYRDSLLDSEELIAGTWTESIVQGEPIKISISDNIAEDANLAIGDSVVFNVQGVLMETIIGSIRKVDWGRMQLNFSVVFPTGVLENAPQFNVLTTHVPNEAVSADLQRDLVQKFPNISVLDLRQVYSIIEDILSKISWIINFMAFFSILTGIIVLIGSVRNSKYQRIKESVLLRTLGAKSKQIVRITALEYVYLGLLGSLVGIVLSLISSQLLATLLFKESFMPSVIPFLIFLPGITVLVLIIGLSNIRTVLKSPPLEVLRKEV
- a CDS encoding aspartate dehydrogenase domain-containing protein encodes the protein MKTHTFAIAGCGKLAHIVVDALLKDLLPNYKLIASYSRTYEKAKEISSKIDASKTGYSCKACSSFKELLALKPDYIVETASPSAFKEWVLPALKNGSSIITLSIGGLADATFYKKVAQTALENNTRVHLASGAIGGFDMLRTVSLMEESEVTFTTKKGPNSLKNTEVYDASLQTETREVFKGDAKEAIALFPTRVNVSVAAALASVGPENLKVSINSIPNFMGDDHRIEIKSQQIHAVVDVYSKTAQIAGWSVVNTMRNIVSPIVF
- a CDS encoding NAD(P)-dependent oxidoreductase, with product MFKKLVGIEPLELISSANKKLESFTETLILHEDQPSSAAEIVKRIGDADGVLLSHRSNLGRDILEQCPNIKYIGMCCSLYSPESANVDILYANSKGIIVKGVRDYGDEGVVEYVISELVRCLHGIGHKSDGSIRKPWSTIPREITGLKVGIVGLGKSGGMIADALRFLGAEISYFARSEKEAATAKGYRFLPLKQLLSENEVIICCLNKNTILLHEEEFEHLGNRKILFNTGLSPAWDAAPFEKWYKGDNAVYCDTLGALGNASILKHPNVNCLQVSTGRTQQAFVRLSEKVLANITNYFKKQ